A DNA window from Anastrepha ludens isolate Willacy chromosome 6, idAnaLude1.1, whole genome shotgun sequence contains the following coding sequences:
- the LOC128866910 gene encoding ubiquitin-associated domain-containing protein 1 isoform X1, which produces MIPWMRARWAARSKRTTSEDKADAAEAACSRTGRDRIRATSTNSTPTANTATIACEPHIKHGVSPARHTAPPQRRSRSAMPTSPSRSGIPQTGTRVAHTTIMQSLSQSQQLQHSSPLMTPQPRRVPKIRGSRRSSGLSGTDSATAGSTDNIDRNTPKQIIRVRVVCPSARILIFETDVSKRITELKNEVMLELSDDPAAMPLFAPDVRQLGPRYRIMRAEYQGTELNETMTLAQLKIEDNSMLLLVPRRQNLQQMTAVTREIQPPREMEINAATRNILPHTIDMPMVDINEIFQQSNLQFDVRKVLISLAQASAAIIGAGPYATRLISMLKQKLINKRNYQNDTLQCLVDMGFKKEKAEYALKINQGVYSAALEWLIQHQSEEGSMEETAMSLQKSLSVLSPSGIITNDSIVENTEALLEIVRIYSHRDIPPTPETISSLVEMGFEETEVLQALKKTCNNKAAACEWLCGNRTGSLIELREGLSQDSPILKAILDMPQVQMNLSNPKILIAFLSILENENSIRVWGGDNDTTSVITHILQKYHEEKHVLGINQFYSNRQ; this is translated from the exons ATGATCCCTTGGATGCGCGCTAGGTGGGCGGCGCGCAGCAAACGAACCACCAGTGAAGATAAAGCTGATGCTGCAGAAGCCGCTTGTAGCAGAACAGGACGAGACAGAATACGTGCCACAAGTACCAATTCGACTCCTACTGCGAATACGGCTACGATTGCTTGCGAGCCACATATTAAACATGGTGTTTCACCCGCACGTCACACTGCACCGCCACAACGTCGAAGTCGCAGCGCGATGCCGACATCACCTTCACGTAGCGGCATCCCCCAGACTGGAACGCGCGTTGCACATACGACGATAATGCAGTCTCTATCACAGTCGCAGCAGCTGCAACACTCTAGTCCACTGATGACGCCGCAGCCACGCAGAGTGCCCAAAAT AAGGGGCTCACGTCGTTCATCGGGTCTCTCGGGCACAGATTCTGCTACGGCTGGCTCCACCGATAACATCGATCGAAATACTCCCAAACAAATCATCAGAGTGCGCGTCGTTTGTCCAAGTGCACGTATACTTATTTTCGAAACAGATGTAAGTAAACGAATCACAGAGCTTAAAAACGAGGTAATGTTGGAGTTATCGGACGATCCCGCCGCCATGCCACTATTTGCGCCGGATGTCCGGCAGCTCGGACCACGTTATCGCATCATGCGCGCGGAATATCAGGGTACCGAACTAAATGAAACTATGACGCTTGCGCAGTTGAAAATTGAGGACAACTCCATGCTGTTGTTGGTGCCACGGCGACAAAATCTACAACAAATGACTGCCGTAACGCGCGAGATTCAGCCACCGCGTGAAATGGAAATCAACGCCGCTACGCGTAATATTCTGCCGCATACCATCGATATGCCCATGGTGGACATCAATGAGATATTTCAGCAATCGAAT CTGCAATTTGATGTTCGCAAAGTACTCATATCCTTGGCGCAAGCGTCTGCGGCGATCATAGGCGCTGGTCCTTATGCGACACGACTGATTTCGATGCTGAAACAAAAGCTGATCAACAAACGAAACTATCAGAATGATACACTGCAGTGCCTTGTAGATATGGGTTTTAAAAAGGAGAAAGCGGAGTATGCGCTTAAGATCAATCA AGGTGTTTACTCAGCGGCACTCGAATGGCTCATACAACACCAAAGTGAGGAGGGTTCGATGGAGGAGACAGCCATGAGCTTACAGAAGAGTTTATCAGTGCTCTCACCTTCGGGCATAATCACTAATGAC AGCATTGTTGAAAACACCGAAGCATTACTAGAGATAGTGCGCATTTATAGTCATCGCGATATACCACCAACGCCGGAAACTATTAGTTCATTAGTGGAAATGGGTTTCGAGGAGACCGAAGTACTGCAAGCTTTGAAGAAGACTTGCAACAATAAAGCAGCGGCATGTGAATGGTTGTGTGGAAATCGTACTGGTAGTTTGATCGAATTGCGTGAAGGTCTATCACAAGATTCGCCAATACTCAAAGCCATACTTGATATGCCGCAAGTCCAGATGAACTTAAGTAATCCAAAAATACTAATAG CCTTTTTGTCCATACTCGAAAATGAGAATTCCATACGCGTTTGGGGTGGCGACAATGACACCACATCCGTGATCACACATATCCTGCAGAAATATCACGAAGAGAAACATGTGCTGGGCATCAATCAATTCTATAGTAATCGTCAATAG
- the LOC128866910 gene encoding ubiquitin-associated domain-containing protein 1 isoform X2 has protein sequence MQKLRNLFSKRGSRRSSGLSGTDSATAGSTDNIDRNTPKQIIRVRVVCPSARILIFETDVSKRITELKNEVMLELSDDPAAMPLFAPDVRQLGPRYRIMRAEYQGTELNETMTLAQLKIEDNSMLLLVPRRQNLQQMTAVTREIQPPREMEINAATRNILPHTIDMPMVDINEIFQQSNLQFDVRKVLISLAQASAAIIGAGPYATRLISMLKQKLINKRNYQNDTLQCLVDMGFKKEKAEYALKINQGVYSAALEWLIQHQSEEGSMEETAMSLQKSLSVLSPSGIITNDSIVENTEALLEIVRIYSHRDIPPTPETISSLVEMGFEETEVLQALKKTCNNKAAACEWLCGNRTGSLIELREGLSQDSPILKAILDMPQVQMNLSNPKILIAFLSILENENSIRVWGGDNDTTSVITHILQKYHEEKHVLGINQFYSNRQ, from the exons ATGCAGAAACtacgaaatttattttcaaa AAGGGGCTCACGTCGTTCATCGGGTCTCTCGGGCACAGATTCTGCTACGGCTGGCTCCACCGATAACATCGATCGAAATACTCCCAAACAAATCATCAGAGTGCGCGTCGTTTGTCCAAGTGCACGTATACTTATTTTCGAAACAGATGTAAGTAAACGAATCACAGAGCTTAAAAACGAGGTAATGTTGGAGTTATCGGACGATCCCGCCGCCATGCCACTATTTGCGCCGGATGTCCGGCAGCTCGGACCACGTTATCGCATCATGCGCGCGGAATATCAGGGTACCGAACTAAATGAAACTATGACGCTTGCGCAGTTGAAAATTGAGGACAACTCCATGCTGTTGTTGGTGCCACGGCGACAAAATCTACAACAAATGACTGCCGTAACGCGCGAGATTCAGCCACCGCGTGAAATGGAAATCAACGCCGCTACGCGTAATATTCTGCCGCATACCATCGATATGCCCATGGTGGACATCAATGAGATATTTCAGCAATCGAAT CTGCAATTTGATGTTCGCAAAGTACTCATATCCTTGGCGCAAGCGTCTGCGGCGATCATAGGCGCTGGTCCTTATGCGACACGACTGATTTCGATGCTGAAACAAAAGCTGATCAACAAACGAAACTATCAGAATGATACACTGCAGTGCCTTGTAGATATGGGTTTTAAAAAGGAGAAAGCGGAGTATGCGCTTAAGATCAATCA AGGTGTTTACTCAGCGGCACTCGAATGGCTCATACAACACCAAAGTGAGGAGGGTTCGATGGAGGAGACAGCCATGAGCTTACAGAAGAGTTTATCAGTGCTCTCACCTTCGGGCATAATCACTAATGAC AGCATTGTTGAAAACACCGAAGCATTACTAGAGATAGTGCGCATTTATAGTCATCGCGATATACCACCAACGCCGGAAACTATTAGTTCATTAGTGGAAATGGGTTTCGAGGAGACCGAAGTACTGCAAGCTTTGAAGAAGACTTGCAACAATAAAGCAGCGGCATGTGAATGGTTGTGTGGAAATCGTACTGGTAGTTTGATCGAATTGCGTGAAGGTCTATCACAAGATTCGCCAATACTCAAAGCCATACTTGATATGCCGCAAGTCCAGATGAACTTAAGTAATCCAAAAATACTAATAG CCTTTTTGTCCATACTCGAAAATGAGAATTCCATACGCGTTTGGGGTGGCGACAATGACACCACATCCGTGATCACACATATCCTGCAGAAATATCACGAAGAGAAACATGTGCTGGGCATCAATCAATTCTATAGTAATCGTCAATAG